In Macaca thibetana thibetana isolate TM-01 chromosome 8, ASM2454274v1, whole genome shotgun sequence, one DNA window encodes the following:
- the LOC126960735 gene encoding small nuclear ribonucleoprotein Sm D2-like, with amino-acid sequence MSLLNKPKGEMIPEELQKPEEEEFNTSPLSVLTQSVKNNTQVLINCRNNKKLLGRLKAFDRHCNMVLENVKEMWTEVPKSGKGKKKSKPVNKDHYISKMFLRGDSVIVVLRNPLIAGK; translated from the coding sequence ATGAGCCTCCTCAACAAGCCCAAGGGTGAGATGATCCCAGAGGAGCTGCAGAAGCCAGAGGAGGAGGAATTTAACACGAGTCCACTCTCTGTGCTCACGCAGTCAGTCAAGAACAACACTCAAGTGCTCATCAACTGTCGCAACAATAAGAAACTCCTGGGCCGCCTGAAGGCCTTCGATAGGCACTGCAACATGGTGCTGGAGAACGTGAAGGAGATGTGGACTGAGGTCCCTAAGAGCGGCAAGGGCAAGAAGAAATCCAAGCCAGTCAACAAAGACCACTACATCTCCAAGATGTTCCTGCGCGGGGACTCGGTCATCGTGGTCCTGCGGAACCCGCTCATCGCCGGCAAGTAG